A DNA window from Drosophila virilis strain 15010-1051.87 chromosome 4, Dvir_AGI_RSII-ME, whole genome shotgun sequence contains the following coding sequences:
- the mEFG1 gene encoding elongation factor G, mitochondrial, whose translation MTLITRVLNSNLPLRLSALKTVRQLQCGYSSHAKYAEHKPIERIRNIGISAHIDSGKTTLTERILFYTGRIAEMHEVRGKDNVGATMDSMELERQRGITIQSAATYTLWKDTNINIIDTPGHVDFTVEVERALRVLDGAVLVLCAVGGVQSQTLTVNRQMKRYNVPCLAFINKLDRLGSNPYRVLSQMRSKLNHNAAFIQLPIGVESNCKGIVDLVQERAIYFEGEHGMDLRLDEIPQDMRVESQERRQELIEHLSNADETLGELFLEEKPFTEADIKAALRRTCIKRTFTPVLVGTALKNKGVQPLLDAIIDYLPNPGEVENLAYIEQEGKEKQQVVLNPARDGKDPFMGLAFKLEAGRFGQLTYLRCYQGVLRKGDNIFNARTNKKVRIARLVRLHSNQMEDVNEVYAGDIFALFGVDCASGDTFTTNPKNHMAMESIFVPEPVVSMAIKPNNTKDRDNFSKAIARFTKEDPTFHFYFDNDVKETLVSGMGELHLEIYAQRMEREYGCPVTLGKPKVAFRETLVGPCEFDYLHKKQSGGSGQYARIIGLMEPLPPNQNTLLEFVDETVGTNVPKQFVPGVEKGFREMSERGMLSGHKLSGVRFRLQDGGHHIVDSSELAFMLAAHGAIKEVFQNGSWQILEPIMLVEVTAPEEFQGAVMGHLSKRHGIITGTEGTEGWFTVYAEVPLNDMFGYASELRSSTQGKGEFTMEYSRYSPCLPEVQEQVVRQYQESQGLGQPEKKKKKN comes from the exons atgacGCTTATAACACGTGTGCTGAACAGCAACCTGCCGCTGCGCCTCAGCGCATTGAAAACTGTGCGTCAG CTGCAATGCGGCTACAGCTCCCATGCGAAGTACGCGGAGCACAAGCCCATCGAACGCATCCGAAACATTGGCATCTCGGCGCACATAGACAGCGGCAAGACGACTCTGACAGAACGCATTCTGTTCTACACAGGACGCATTGCTGAGATGCACGAGGTGCGCGGCAAGGACAATGTGGGCGCAACGATGGACAGCATGGAGCTTGAGCGACAGCGTGGCATAACCATACAATCGGCGGCCACCTACACTCTGTGGAAGGAcaccaacatcaacatcatcgATACGCCCGGTCACGTGGACTTCACGGTCGAGGTGGAGCGTGCTTTGCGCGTCCTGGACGGCGCGGTCCTGGTGCTATGCGCCGTGGGCGGTGTTCAGAGTCAGACGCTAACGGTCAATCGGCAAATGAAGCGTTACAATGTTCCTTGTCTGGCGTTCATCAACAAACTGGATCGCTTGGGCTCGAATCCTTATCGGGTGCTGTCACAGATGCGCTCCAAGTTGAATCACAATGCGGCCTTCATACAGCTGCCCATTGGCGTAGAGAGCAACTGCAAAGGTATTGTGGATCTGGTGCAGGAGCGTGCCATCTACTTTGAGGGCGAGCACGGCATGGATCTGCGTCTAGACGAGATACCGCAGGATATGCGCGTTGAGAGTCAGGAGCGTCGGCAGGAGCTCATCGAGCATTTGTCCAATGCGGACGAGACTCTTGGCGAGCTGTTTCTTGAGGAGAAACCTTTCACGGAGGCGGACATCAAAGCGGCGCTGCGACGCACCTGTATTAAGCGCACTTTTACGCCCGTCCTGGTGGGAACGGCTCTGAAGAACAAGGGCGTGCAGCCGCTTCTAGACGCGATTATTGACTATCTGCCCAACCCAGGAGAAGTCGAAAATCTCGCTTATATCGAGCAAGAGGGCAAGGAGAAACAGCAAGTAGTGCTCAATCCGGCGCGCGATGGTAAGGATCCTTTCATGGGCTTGGCATTCAAGCTGGAGGCGGGTCGTTTCGGCCAGCTGACCTACTTGCGATGCTATCAGGGTGTGCTCCGCAAGGGCGACAACATATTCAATGCGCGCACCAACAAGAAGGTGCGCATTGCCCGGCTCGTCCGGCTGCACTCCAATCAAATGGAGGACGTCAACGAGGTGTATGCCGGCGACATTTTTGCGCTGTTTGGCGTCGACTGCGCATCGGGCGACACTTTTACCACCAATCCCAAGAATCATATGGCTATGGAGTCAATATTTGTGCCTGAACCGGTTGTGTCCATGGCCATAAAGCCAAACAACACCAAGGATCGAGATAATTTCTCCAAGGCCATTGCCCGCTTCACCAAGGAGGACCCCACGTTCCATTTCTACTTTGACAATGATGTTAAAGAAACGCTAGTCTCCGGCATGGGTGAACTGCATCTGGAGATCTATGCGCAGCGCATGGAGCGGGAATATGGCTGCCCTGTGACGCTGGGCAAGCCCAAAGTGGCATTCCGTGAGACACTTGTCGGACCTTGCGAATTTGACTACCTGCACAAGAAGCAATCGGGAGGTTCGGGTCAATATGCGCGTATTATTGGACTCATGGAGCCACTGCCGCCCAATCAAAATACGCTCCTCGAATTCGTGGACGAAACGGTGGGTACCAATGTGCCCAAGCAATTTGTACCCGGCGTTGAGAAGGGCTTTCGTGAGATGAGCGAGCGCGGCATGTTGTCCGGCCACAAGTTGTCCGGCGTGCGTTTCCGTCTGCAGGATGGTGGCCATCACATTGTGGACTCGAGTGAGCTGGCATTCATGTTGGCTGCCCATGGCGCGATCAAAGAGGTCTTCCAGAACGGCTCCTGGCAAATACTGGAACCCATTATGCTGGTGGAGGTCACTGCGCCCGAAGAGTTCCAAGGCGCTGTCATGGGTCATCTGAGCAAGCGTCACGGCATCATCACAGGCACAGAAGGCACTGAGGGCTGGTTCACCGTATACGCTGAGGTACCCCTCAATGACATGTTTGGCTACGCCAGCGAGCTGCG CTCCAGCACGCAGGGCAAGGGTGAATTCACCATGGAGTATTCACGCTATTCACCTTGCCTGCCCGAGGTACAGGAACAGGTTGTGCGGCAGTATCAGGAATCCCAGGGCTTAGGACAACccgaaaagaagaaaaagaaaaattaa